The Ornithodoros turicata isolate Travis unplaced genomic scaffold, ASM3712646v1 Chromosome24, whole genome shotgun sequence genome includes a region encoding these proteins:
- the LOC135373415 gene encoding zinc finger protein 271-like isoform X2 — MVVGMGHIKEEPQEDSPNEHPIIEVKTEPCSVTVLAGQEKMGHSYHSMSEGARESTGMLHIKNQPRGTCDQACSGSTFSNAQLKISTTTVEPRFHNTELGTMDGRPTEQPPDQTKSCGLACTSKASLQCHTFAHCHSQSEERPTTPPDVEMREEGFGCDTCSSAFSQSVSHENHVSKRTDDKTYKCDLCPAEFTQSTHLQRHKRMHIGENPWKCDLCPAEFSRNAHLRLHKRTHTGEKPYKCDVCPAEFSSSGSLRLHKRRHTGEKPYKCDVCPAAFIRSGHLRDHKRTHTGEKPYKCGVCPSAFSRSGHLEYHKRTHTGEKPYKCDICPAEFSRSGHLQGHKRTHTGEKPYKCDICPAEFSQGGQLQVHKRTHTGEKPYRCDVCPAEFSRSGNLRVHKRTHTGEKPFKCDFCPAEFSQSRSLRDHKRRHTGEKPYKCDICPAEFSQSGYLQFHRRIHTGEKPFKCDVCPAAFSRSGHLEYHKRTHTGKKPYKCDVCPAEFSQSGHLQGHKRTHTGEKPYKCDICPAEFSQGGQLQFHKRTHTGEKPYKCDICPAEFSQGGQLQFHKRTHTGEKPYKCDVCPAEFSRSGNLLVHKRTHTGEKPFKCDFCPAEFSQSRSLRDHKRRHTGEKPYKCDICPAEFSQSGHLQFHKRIHTSEKPYKCDVCPAAFSRSGHLEYHKRTHTGEKPYKCDACPAEFSQSTSLQDHKRTHTGEKPFKCDVCPAEFSRSGYLRSHKRAHTGLMPYKCNICHAEFREMRYLQHHKRTHMGEKPYKCDVCPAEFVLSEHLQRHKRIHMGKQP; from the coding sequence GAGCAAGAGAAAGCACCGGCATGCTCCATATTAAGAACCAGCCTAGAGGCACTTGTGACCAAGCATGTTCAGGCAGCACTTTTTCAAATGCACAACTCAAGATCAGCACAACGACAGTTGAACCGCGATTCCACAACACTGAACTTGGCACTATGGATGGTCGACCCACGGAACAACCTCCAGATCAGACCAAGTCATGTGGACTTGCATGCACGTCCAAAGCCAGCCTACAATGCCACACGTTTGCACACTGTCACAGTCAGTCTGAAGAGCGTCCCACTACTCCGCCTGATGTTGAGATGAGAGAGGAGGGTTTTGGATGTGACACCTGTTCCTCTGCATTCTCGCAGTCTGTGAGTCACGAGAACCACGTATCAAAGCGTACTGACGATAAGacatacaagtgtgatctctgtcctgcagagttcacccAGAGCACGCACCTGCAGCGCCACAAGAGGATGCACATTGGCGAGAATCCATggaagtgcgatctctgtcctgcggagttcagccggaATGCGCATCTACGGcttcacaagcggacacacacgggggagaagccatacaagtgcgatgtctgccctgcggagttcagcagCAGCGGGAGCCTACGTCTTCACAAGCGgagacacacgggcgagaagccatacaagtgcgatgtttgCCCTGCGGCGTTCATCCGAAGCGGCCATCTACGAGaccacaagcggacacacacgggcgagaagccgtacaagtgtggTGTCTGTCCTTCGGCATTCAGCCGGAGCGGGCATCTAGAgtatcacaagcggacacacaccggtgagaagccatacaagtgcgatatctGCCCAGCGGAGTTCAGCCGGAGTGGGCACCTACAGGGCCACAAGCGGACTCACACGGGtgaaaagccatacaagtgcgacatCTGCCCAGCAGAGTTCAGCCAGGGCGGACAACTGCAGgttcacaagcggacacacacagggGAGAAGCCATACAGGTGCGACGTCTGTCCTGCTGAGTTCAGCCGGAGCGGGAATCTGCGGgtccacaagcggacgcacacgggcgagaagccattcAAGTGCGAtttctgccctgcagagttcagccagagcaggTCCCTACGGGATCACAAGCGTagacacacgggtgagaagccatataAGTGTGACATCTGCCcagcggagttcagccagagcggatACCTGCAGTTTCACAGGCGAATAcatacgggcgagaagccattcAAGTGCGATGTTTGCCCTGCGGCATTCAGCCGGAGCGGGCATCTAGAGTATCACAAGCGTACACACACCGgcaagaagccatacaagtgcgatgtctgccctgcggagttcagccagagcgggcaCCTACAGGGCCACAAGCGGACTCACACGGGtgaaaagccatacaagtgcgacatCTGTCCAGCAGAGTTCAGCCAGGGCGGACAACTGCAGTTTCACAAGCGTACACACACAggggagaagccatacaagtgcgacatCTGTCCAGCAGAGTTCAGCCAGGGCGGACAACTGCAGTTTCACAAGCGTACACACACAggggagaagccatacaagtgtgacgtcTGTCCTGCTGAGTTCAGCCGGAGCGGGAATCTGCTGGttcacaagcggacgcacacgggcgagaagccattcAAGTGCGAtttctgccctgcagagttcagccagagcaggTCCCTACGGGATCACAAGCGTagacacacgggtgagaagccatataAGTGTGACATCTGCCcagcggagttcagccagagcggacACCTGCAGTTTCACAAGCGAATACATACgagcgagaagccatacaagtgcgatgtctgtcCTGCGGCATTCAGCCGGAGCGGGCATCTAGAgtatcacaagcggacacacacgggtgagaagccatacaagtgcgatgcctgtcctgcggagttcagccagagcacgTCCCTACAggatcacaagcggacacacacgggtgagaagcccttcaagtgcgatgtctgccctgcggagttcagccggaGCGGGTATCTACGGTCTCATAAGCGAGCACACACGGGCCTCatgccatacaagtgcaatatctgccatgcagagttcagagAGATGAGGTACCTACAACATCACAAACGGACGCAcatgggtgagaagccatacaagtgcgatgtctgccctgcagagttcgtTCTAAGTGAgcacctacagcgtcacaagcgAATACATATGGGCAAGCAGCCATAA